The Pseudomonas sp. TH06 genome has a window encoding:
- a CDS encoding type II toxin-antitoxin system HicA family toxin, translated as MKYSEFRRWLKAQGVEFQTGKGSHFKVSLNGKSTVFPDHGAKEMGEGLRKSIIKQLGLKD; from the coding sequence ATGAAGTACAGCGAGTTTCGGCGATGGTTGAAAGCCCAAGGCGTTGAGTTTCAAACCGGCAAGGGCAGTCACTTCAAGGTTTCCTTGAATGGCAAATCAACCGTGTTTCCCGACCATGGAGCCAAGGAAATGGGCGAAGGGTTGAGAAAATCGATAATCAAGCAGCTGGGCCTCAAGGATTGA
- a CDS encoding DUF3077 domain-containing protein — MTDYLDLKIPGLTHFSFQANQAMFRTNRGVPVIAALSHASHLLHISKLLTADSTVSRDPDLHAYASQYLQELSKALIDDVVKVLDAPTGSH, encoded by the coding sequence ATGACCGACTACCTCGATTTGAAAATCCCAGGCCTTACGCACTTTTCCTTCCAGGCCAATCAAGCGATGTTCCGCACCAATCGCGGTGTTCCAGTGATAGCCGCCCTCTCGCACGCCTCACACTTGCTTCACATCTCCAAGCTACTGACTGCCGACTCCACAGTCTCTCGCGACCCTGACCTTCACGCTTATGCCTCGCAGTATCTGCAGGAGTTAAGCAAGGCACTGATCGACGACGTGGTGAAAGTGCTGGATGCGCCAACAGGAAGCCATTGA
- a CDS encoding RES family NAD+ phosphorylase, with protein sequence MKAPPLAESQWPKAYRIVNSSFPPIALFEDVLDPEDLEVAYAIEALTNDRLIEQAGVLARVRPEDRLSGPGSTPVMAAFTHIGKTSRFCDGTFGVYYAASSQAAAIAETCYHQERFLAATNEADLELTMRTYVNRVVKPLHDVRHDFPDLHQPDPQAYAPSQAFARQLRESESWGLLYNSVRLPGHECVAAFRPPAVSIPKQGKHLRYVWSASQRRISFVFEISQV encoded by the coding sequence TTGAAGGCCCCGCCGCTGGCCGAGTCGCAATGGCCCAAGGCTTATCGGATCGTCAACAGCAGCTTCCCGCCGATTGCGCTGTTCGAAGACGTGCTCGACCCCGAGGATCTGGAAGTCGCCTACGCCATCGAGGCGCTGACCAATGATCGCCTGATCGAACAGGCCGGCGTCCTCGCTCGAGTGCGTCCCGAAGATCGACTCTCCGGCCCGGGTTCGACTCCGGTAATGGCTGCGTTTACCCACATCGGTAAAACCAGCCGCTTTTGTGACGGCACCTTCGGTGTTTATTACGCCGCGAGTAGCCAAGCGGCCGCCATTGCCGAGACGTGCTACCACCAGGAACGCTTTCTCGCGGCCACCAACGAAGCGGATCTTGAATTGACCATGCGCACATACGTCAATCGCGTGGTTAAGCCGCTGCATGATGTTCGTCACGACTTTCCCGATTTACATCAACCCGATCCGCAGGCCTATGCCCCATCTCAAGCATTTGCCCGACAACTGCGCGAGTCTGAATCCTGGGGCCTGCTCTACAACAGCGTCCGCCTGCCGGGGCATGAATGTGTCGCCGCGTTTCGGCCGCCGGCGGTGTCGATTCCGAAGCAGGGCAAGCATCTGCGCTATGTGTGGAGTGCGAGCCAGCGCAGGATTTCGTTTGTGTTTGAGATCAGTCAGGTTTGA
- a CDS encoding MbcA/ParS/Xre antitoxin family protein, translated as MPTSSPALTPREQLDVPEAGRVALKFFFNLMERWGCNAEQQRTLLGGVGNTTFYKYKHLPPNIRLPHDTLERISYLMGIHKALSIIFSNSRERAYTWVSSPNTAAPFNGRTALDYMLAGRVVDIADVRRYLDGVRG; from the coding sequence GTGCCTACCTCATCCCCAGCCCTTACCCCGCGTGAGCAACTCGACGTTCCCGAAGCCGGGCGTGTTGCGTTGAAGTTCTTCTTCAATCTAATGGAACGTTGGGGCTGTAACGCCGAGCAGCAACGCACGCTGCTAGGGGGCGTCGGCAACACAACGTTCTACAAGTACAAACATCTGCCGCCGAACATACGTCTGCCGCATGACACCCTTGAGCGCATCTCGTATCTGATGGGCATTCATAAGGCGTTGAGCATCATCTTCAGCAACAGTCGCGAGCGCGCTTATACGTGGGTCAGCAGTCCGAACACGGCGGCGCCGTTCAATGGGCGGACGGCGCTGGATTACATGCTGGCGGGGAGGGTGGTCGACATCGCTGACGTGCGCCGCTATCTCGACGGGGTGCGCGGTTGA